A DNA window from Vigna unguiculata cultivar IT97K-499-35 chromosome 10, ASM411807v1, whole genome shotgun sequence contains the following coding sequences:
- the LOC114165092 gene encoding uncharacterized protein LOC114165092 — protein sequence MEMTPKEHIERIRRTKFSIGGELNPLREDLHQATKNLSTELYAKDVHFLMELIQNAEDNKYVEGVNPSLEFIITSKDITATSAPATLLIFNNEKGFAPENIESICSVGKSTKKGNRSSGYIGEKGIGFKSVFLLTAHPYIFSNGYQIRFSEKPCPHCDIGYIVPEWVEEKPTLHDIKQIYGGAAGSLPTTTLILPLKPDKVNPVKQQLSNIHPEVMLFLSKIRHLSVREDNEDPKINTVNAVSISSEINFCTRKNMNAESYTLHLSAEENGNSEKECSYYMWKQKFPVRLENVVERRNDVEEWAVTLAFPNQERLHRGKSLPGVYAFLPTEMVTNFPFIIQADFVLASSRETILLDNKWNQGILECVPSAFMDAFRTLVIGRSNEAPISSLPPIFRFLPIDSSPFEKLNHVREKIKEKILRENIVPVETYKEQKHFYRPCEVSRLLPEFWDILTDAQEESVYLHNLSSHNERKILSSSFDRTEYDHILSFLEVKQVSTDWYAKCIQSSNLVHEASEVLYLKLLLFIIKNWSIFTGSNMMDIPLIKYVDSDNNLSHFTLRQCSNGAKQVVLTDSSQSIPCSWMIDWNSEFSCKTSRFFMPQVTQEAIFQSPRRQTLLEWLENRVSVTTLNMHTFARVLCSSINNHSKLAIKYAHFLYHSFSKRYLSSSEVQGLCSSMALVDNYGHVIGSRKGVLVPASGSKWAELIVSNPWRNQDYVELGKEYLHSLDCAGQYTEYGKLIDFLKNYADASDIPNIYPPNAGFSSVQTLLEKENALLLLDWIRGLKQRGRNLPEKFLKCIKQGSWLKVTVNDCGPPSKSFLIGSSLGRILQSGSILVDIPLIDEGFYGNQISEYEEELKTIGVMFSCEEACGFIGRELMSRATSSTLSRNDILSMLEFIQYLRQNYLPLDQFVNCIREESWLRTSHGLRCPIGSVLHDSEWAVASQVSSIPFIDKAYFGEDIYKFKEELKLLGVIVGFDKNYQVVIDHLKSHSDLANLSAEAVLLLIECVEFSRGSSSKLINSLKGARCLKTNMGFKTPGECFLRDPLWGCILEVFNGLPIIDHQFYGEKIFSYDDELKQVGVVIHFEKAIEKFAHLFKQNASQGSFNQDRVKSFLSCCRVLEGTEYKFPPEFSNIIRTEKWLQTKVGSRRSTRACILYGPEWKAISSIACLPFIDDSDKWYGEGIHEYKKELKGIGVVTEVKDGVKFVFKCLNFPSDTSTITPESVFSLLECIRVQMKGVNFTIEEDFKKRLSRNWLKTHAGYRSPDKCLLFDSKWNKYLKPTDGPFIDENFYGPVISSYKKELNEIGVTIDVEKGCHLISNHLDYLSDYDTIVKIYGYLSEHNWKLEDKAARKIWIPESAMWVSSEQCVIHDQDNLFGSKFHVLEDVYDENILPFFSFALEVRSRPSLDDYINIWNEWENSEEELSPDQCSKFWGFILKHLTSRSEKKLANCLVKLPVTSGNNEIFLLNKNDVFIPDNLHLKKLFEQEKVFVWYPQSLAPLTRCEWFDIYRKIGARNISESVCMEESSLINGVELKKVDPGHICNVKVLAKLILGFLSSSSLKMEPNKRHEAVQDLLNLTFFEINGAVTASYTLAVSSGEIIVKKANKMVRWQRQSSKFFTQMNWQSEDASLLKYATYFSEAISEGVLQEHHDHVPELSKLIRLAFLLKFNSGEIEFLMESNNLHCEDEDFLSSFFPSN from the exons atggaGATGACACCAAAGGAACACATTGAGAGGATTCGAAGGACCAAGTTCTCCATTGGAGGAGAACTCAACCCTCTGCGTGAAGACTTGCACCAAGCAACAAAAAACCTCTCCACTGAGCTTTATGCCAAAGATGTTCACTTTCTTATGGAACTCATACAA AACGCAGAAGATAACAAGTACGTTGAAGGAGTGAATCCATCACTTGAGTTCATTATAACTTCAAAGGACATAACAGCTACTTCTGCTCCAGCCACTTTATTAATCTTCAACAATGAAAAGGGTTTCGCTCCTGAAAACATTGAATCTATCTGCAGTGTTGGAAAGTCCACTAAGAAAGGCAACAGAAGTAGTGGATACATTGGTGAAAAAG GTATTGGTTTCAAGAGTGTATTTCTGCTCACTGCTCACCCTTATATATTTAGCAACGGATATCAGATACGGTTCAGTGAGAAACCTTGTCCACACTGTGACATTGGGTATATAGTTCCTGAATGGGTTGAGGAGAAACCAACCTTGCATGACATAAAGCAAATATATGGTGGTGCTGCTGGTTCTCTTCCAACTACAACTCTTATCTTACCTCTAAAGCCAGATAAGGTCAATCCTGTGAAGCAGCAGCTCTCAAACATTCATCCAGAAGTGATGTTGTTCCTTTCAAAAATCAGACACCTGTCTGTAAGAGAAGATAATGAGGACCCCAAGATCAACACTGTGAATGCTGTGTCAATTTCGAGCGAGATTAACTTTTGCACCAGGAAGAACATGAATGCAGAATCATACACACTTCATCTCTCTGCTGAGGAAAATGGTAATTCTGAGAAGGAATGCAGCTACTATATGTGGAAGCAGAAGTTTCCTGTGAGGTTGGAAAATGTGGTGGAAAGgagaaatgatgtggaagagtgGGCTGTAACATTAGCCTTCCCAAATCAGGAGAGGCTTCATAGGGGAAAGAGCTTACCAGGAGTCTATGCATTTCTGCCTACTGAAATGGTAACAAATTTTCCCTTTATAATTCAAGCAGATTTTGTTCTTGCTTCATCAAGGGAAACAATTCTCTTGGACAATAAGTGGAATCAAGGGATACTAGAATGTGTTCCATCAGCTTTTATGGATGCATTCAGAACCCTTGTTATAGGAAGATCAAATGAAGCTCCAATATCCAGTTTGCCACCCATCTTCAGGTTCCTTCCCATTGATAGTTCTCCTTTTGAAAAGTTAAATCATGTGAGGgagaaaatcaaagaaaaaattcTCAGAGAAAACATTGTTCCTGTTGAGACATACAAGGAGCAGAAGCACTTCTATAGGCCGTGTGAAGTTAGCAGACTACTCCCAGAATTCTGGGATATTTTGACTGATGCTCAGGAAGAAAGCGTATACTTGCATAACCTCTCATCTCACAATGAAAGAAAAATCTTGAGTTCCTCATTTGATAGAACTGAGTATGATCACATTCTCAGCTTTTTAGAGGTTAAACAAGTCAGCACTGATTGGTATGCAAAGTGCATCCAGAGTTCTAATCTAGTGCATGAAGCATCAGAAGTTCTTTATCTGAAGCTTTTACTGTTTATCATTAAAAACTGGTCAATATTTACAGGCTCCAATATGATGGACATTCCATTAATCAAGTATGTGGATTCTGATAATAATTTGTCCCATTTTACTCTTCGTCAATGCAGCAACGGTGCCAAGCAAGTAGTCTTAACAGATTCAAGTCAATCTATTCCGTGCTCTTGGATGATTGATTGGAACAGCGAGTTTTCATGTAAAACCTCGAGATTCTTTATGCCACAAGTCACACAGGAAGCTATCTTTCAGTCACCACGCAGGCAGACATTGTTGGAATGGCTAGAAAATCGAGTCAGTGTCACTACTTTGAATATGCACACTTTTGCAAGAGTCCTTTGTAGTTCTATAAACAATCACTCCAAGCTTGCCATTAAATATGCCCATTTCTTATACCACTCTTTCTCGAAGAGATATTTATCAAGTAGTGAGGTTCAAGGTTTGTGTAGTTCCATGGCACTTGTGGACAACTATGGGCATGTGATTGGATCCAGAAAAGGGGTTCTTGTGCCTGCAAGTGGGAGCAAATGGGCAGAGTTGATTGTATCTAATCCATGGAGGAACCAGGATTATGTTGAGCTGGGAAAAGAGTACTTGCATTCATTGGATTGTGCAGGCCAATATACAGAATATGGGAAGCTCATAGATTTCCTGAAAAATTATGCTGATGCTTCTGATATACCTAATATATATCCCCCAAATGCTGGGTTTTCCTCTGTGCAAACACtacttgaaaaagaaaatgcacTTTTGCTTCTGGATTGGATTCGAGGACTGAAGCAACGGGGTAGGAATCTGCCAGAGAAGTTCTTGAAATGCATAAAACAAGGAAGCTGGCTTAAAGTTACAGTCAATGATTGTGGACCACCTTCGAAGTCATTTTTAATTGGCTCATCATTAGGAAGAATTTTGCAGAGCGGTTCTATTCTTGTTGACATTCCACTGATTGATGAGGGCTTCTATGGGAATCAAATATCAGAGTACGAGGAAGAGTTGAAGACCATTGGGGTGATGTTCAGCTGTGAGGAAGCATGTGGATTCATCGGAAGAGAGCTAATGTCCCGTGCAACTTCTTCCACTTTGAGCAGAAATGATATACTATCGATGCTTGAATTCATCCAATATCTGAGGCAAAATTATCTTCCCTTAGACCAGTTTGTGAACTGCATCAGAGAGGAAAGTTGGCTACGGACATCTCATGGTCTAAGGTGTCCTATTGGATCTGTATTGCATGATTCAGAATGGGCAGTTGCATCTCAAGTTAGTTCAATCCCTTTTATTGATAAGGCTTATTTTGGTGAGGACATATATAAGTTCAAAGAGGAGCTGAAGTTGCTGGGTGTGATAGTTGGCTTTGATAAAAACTATCAAGTGGTCATTGACCATTTAAAATCACACTCAGATTTGGCCAATTTGTCAGCTGAGGCTGTTCTTTTGTTAATCGAATGTGTAGAATTCTCGCGTGGCTCTAGTAGTAAACTCATAAATTCACTCAAGGGAGCAAGGTGCTTGAAGACAAACATGGGTTTCAAAACTCCTGGTGAATGTTTCTTGCGTGATCCTCTATGGGGTTGCATTCTGGAGGTATTCAATGGTCTTCCTATAATAGATCATCAATTCTATGGAGAGAAAATTTTCTCTTACGACGATGAATTGAAGCAAGTAGGGGTGGTGATTCACTTCGAGAAGGCTATAGAAAAATTTGCTCATCTCTTCAAACAGAACGCATCACAAGGTTCATTTAACCAAGATCGTGTTAAGTCATTTCTTTCATGTTGTAGGGTGCTGGAGGGAACTGAATACAAATTTCCTCCTGAATTCTCTAACATCATTCGTACTGAGAAATGGTTGCAGACTAAGGTTGGTAGTCGTAGGTCTACAAGAGCATGCATTTTATATGGTCCAGAGTGGAAAGCTATCTCTTCAATAGCTTGTCTCCCTTTCATTGATGACAGTGACAAATGGTATGGTGAGGGAATACATGAATACAAGAAAGAGCTGAAGGGAATTGGTGTTGTTACTGAGGTAAAAGACGGGGTGAAGTttgtttttaaatgtttgaaTTTTCCTTCAGATACCTCCACCATTACTCCTGAAAGTGTTTTTTCCTTGCTGGAATGCATCCGTGTTCAAATGAAAGGGGTAAATTTCACCATTGAAGAAGACTTTAAGAAAAGATTGTCTAGAAATTGGTTGAAAACACATGCTGGTTATAGGTCTCCAGATAAGTGTTTGttgtttgattccaagtggaatAAGTACCTCAAGCCAACAGATGGACCTTTCATTGATGAGAATTTCTATGGACCTGTAATTTCGTCTTACAAGAAAGAACTCAATGAAATTGGAGTCACAATTGACGTTGAGAAAGGGTGCCACTTGATTTCTAATCACCTTGACTATCTCTCTGATTATGACACCATTGTCAAGATATATGG GTACTTGAGTGAACACAATTGGAAATTAGAAGATAAAGCTGCCAGAAAAATTTGGATTCCTGAAAGTGCAATGTGGGTCAGTTCTGAACAATGCGTCATACATGACCAAGATAATCTTTTTGGTTCAAAATTTCATGTATTGGAAGATGTTTATGATGAGAATATTCTTCCATTTTTCTCCTTTGCCTTGGAAGTCCGGAGCAGGCCCTCCCTTGATGATTACATCAATATTTGGAATGAGTGGGAAAATTCAGAGGAAGAGTTGTCACCTGACCAATGTTCTAAGTTCTGGGGGTTTATATTGAAACATTTGACCTCAAGATCTGAGAAGAAACTTGCTAATTGCTTGGTGAAACTCCCTGTAACATCTGGcaacaatgaaatatttttgttaaacaaGAATGATGTTTTCATTCCTGATAACCTTCATCTGAAGAAGCTTTTTGAGCAGGAGAAAGTCTTTGTCTGGTATCCTCAGAGCTTGGCACCATTGACCCGGTGTGAGTGGTTTGACATATACAGAAAAATTGGTGCTCGAAATATCTCTGAGTCTGTATGCATGGAAGAGTCATCCTTGATCAACGGTGTTGAACTCAAAAAGGTTGATCCTGGTCATATTTGTAATGTGAAGGTGCTGGCTAAGCTTATTCTTGgtttcctttcttcttctagCCTAAAAATGGAACCAAACAAGAGGCATGAAGCTGTTCAAGATCTGCTGAACTTGACTTTCTTTGAGATAAATGGTGCAGTCACTGCAAGTTACACTTTGGCAGTATCATCTGGGGAAATCATTGTCAAAAAGGCAAACAAAATGGTACGGTGGCAAAGACAAAGCTCCAAGTTTTTCACCCAAATGAACTGGCAAAGTGAAGATGCAAGTTTGCTGAAATATGCTACATACTTCTCAGAAGCCATATCAGAGGGTGTTTTGCAAGAGCATCATGATCATGTTCCTGAACTTTCTAAGCTCATCAGATTGGCTTTTCTTCTGAAGTTCAACAGTGGGGAAATTGAATTTCTTATGGAATCCAACAACTTGCACTGTGAGGATGAAGACTTCCTCAGTTCTTTCTTCCCTTCAAACTAA
- the LOC114166978 gene encoding uncharacterized protein LOC114166978, with amino-acid sequence MMVLLSDTTHSVVLESDENRIKSATFLSEKFEVGPGKIVVKTLLDIDFPRGHIGVKSFDVEVVDEDGNSVPLYETYLHHWFAVKYIENITMSHYIKQSHDLRNGIEFERNDGACQGFLLPHYWGLGGESRGTCSNLPDPFAVELGNPTKIKHGFKEKWLFSIMVIDTRGTHDRKGCTECRCKLMNLPTNFYNVTTGINGQLLSKNYKGGLFCCQDNVQCKLRNDFRGPTRNLSLRYKIRWVDWDEHQVPLKFYILDSTDRVRSNGSTPIHDCQAEYTIPRNHDNDLPHVKKANIPMTKGGYLIYGTAHMHTGVVNTTLYGQDGRILCTSNPKYGTGKEAGNEKGYLVGMSVCYPKPGLIKIEDGEVLILESIYENKFRTGAMGHFYIYLAEEIPNKYLKEI; translated from the exons atgaTGGTGTTGCTCTCTGACACAACCCACTCAGTTGTTTTAGAGTCTGATGAAAATCGTATAAAGTCAGCTACTTTTTTGTCTGAAAAATTTGAAGTGGGACCAGGAAAAATTGTCGTGAAAACACTATTAGATATTGACTTTCCAAGGGGTCACATTGGGGTCAAGAGTTTTGATGTTGAAGTAgttgatgaagatggtaattCAGTACCTCTGTATGAAACTTACCTTCACCATTGGTTTGctgtaaaatatattgaaaacatTACCATGTCACACTACATTAAACAATCTCACGACCTTCGCAATGGTATCGAATTCGAAAGAAATGATGGTGCATGCCAAGGTTTTTTGCTTCCACATTATTGGGGCTTGGGAGGAGAATCACGAGGAACATGTTCAAATCTTCCAGATCCTTTTGCAGTTGAATTAGGTaatcctacaaaaataaagcatGGGTTTAAAGAAAAATGGTTGTTTAGCATCATGGTTATTGATACACGTGGAACACATGATAGAAAAGGTTGTACAGAGTGTAGGTGTAAGCTTATGAATCTCCCAACAAACTTTTACAATGTCACAACAGGCATTAATGGTCAATTGTTGtctaaaaattataaaggaGGACTCTTTTGTTGTCAAGATAACGTACAATGCAAATTAAGAAATGATTTTCGTGGCCCAACAAGAAATCTTTCCCTAAGATACAAAATAAGGTGGGTTGATTGGGATGAACACCAAGTGCCTCTTAAGTTCTACATACTTGATTCAACTGATCGTGTAAGATCAAATGGTTCTACACCAATTCATGATTGTCAG GCAGAGTATACGATCCCGAGAAATCATGACAACGACTTACCTCATGTTAAGAAAGCAAATATCCCAATGACAAAAGGTGGTTATCTTATATATGGCACTGCTCATATGCATACTGGTGTTGTCAATACTACTCTATATGGACAg GATGGAAGGATTTTATGCACTTCAAATCCAAAATACGGAACTGGaaaagaagcaggaaatgaaaAGGGTTACCTAGTTGGAATGTCAGTTTGTTATCCTAAACCTGGTTTAATCAAGATCGAAGATGGTGAAGTTCTAATATTGGAATCCATATATGAAAACAAGTTTCGTACTGGAGCTATGGGGCATTTCTACATTTACTTGGCAGAAGAAATACCAAACAAGTATTTGAAGGAAATTTGA
- the LOC114166515 gene encoding probable linoleate 9S-lipoxygenase 5, with product MSINGMQKMASSSVSKWNSSSVTTKIVNNLNPICQATQQITLKGKFIIIHNQSKSIPGKFISVQIYSGTDVDPETGKGKLSEKAYFKQGESMKHSHDAQTSIYKIKIHADSNFGTPRAFVIQNKYKKKFFLQSASIETSSNRIIHYDINSWIYPIKKTKSDRLFFSNRCYLPSQTPRALVELRKEELDILRGNGMGERKEWERIYDYDYYNDLGDPEKGPEHLRPVLGGTKLFPYPRRGRTGRKQSTAGPSSESRPQPMNFGIYVPSDERFAPNKLKELKSNCVHAMVHFLSPKAELLQQRNAANFQSFEELLDMFSSNRSQVIEGWMKENLKKLIPVAYLKEITIANKENHGQLPIPQIISENELAWKDDIEFGRQMLSGTHPTRIQCLTTFPPQNRYGIQSSIQQSIIEQKLEGWTLSQAMEQGRIFMLDHHDYLMPYLNRINGNGVCAYASRTLLFLRSDGMLKPLAIELSLPGQSPHLEIHRVFLPAKQGTQAALWQLAKAHVLANDAVYHQLISHWLCTHAVVEPFIIATKRRLSVMHPIHRLLNPHFKDTMHINALARLILINSGGIFERILFPGEICMQISCDLYKEWRFNDQGLPADLLKRGMAVQDRDMNNPTGIQLLLLDYPYATDGLEIWVAIKEWVKDFCSFFYKDNDAIEGDVELQAWWTEIRTKGHGDKHNDTWWNQMTTLSNLVESLTTLIWIASAKHASLNYGQYAYSGYPPNRPTLCRKFVPLEGTVEFGEFLKDPDKFFLKMLPDRFEMSLAVALVDVLSRHTCDEVYLGCQQSPGWIDSEVIQNRFAEFKQELKEIQARIMQRNRDPKLKNRRGPANIEYTLLYPDAATSSASKTGITGMGIPNSISI from the exons ATGAGTATCAATGGAATGCAAAAAATGGCTTCAAGTAGTGTGTCCAAATGGAACTCCTCTTCAGTCACAACCAAAATTGTTAATAACTTAAATCCTATATGCCAAGCTACTCAACAAATAACTCTCAAAGGGAAGTTCATCATCATACACAACCAAAGCAAATCCATACCTGGAAAATTCATTTCTGTTCAGATTTACAGTGGAACTGATGTTGATCCTG AGACTGGTAAAGGGAAATTGAGCGAGAAAGCATATTTCAAACAAGGTGAGAGCATGAAACACAGTCATGATGCACAAACcagtatatataaaattaagataCATGCTGATTCAAATTTTGGAACTCCAAGAGCTTTTGTTATTCAAAACAAGTACAAGAAGAAGTTCTTCCTTCAATCTGCATCTATTGAGACTTCTAGCAACCGCATCATTCACTATGATATCAATTCATGGATATATCCAATAAAGAAGACCAAATCTGATAGACTCTTCTTCTCAAATAGa TGTTATCTTCCAAGTCAAACGCCAAGAGCATTAGTGGAACTAAGAAAGGAAGAGCTTGATATATTGAGGGGTAATGGAATGGGAGAAAGAAAGGAATGGGAAAGAATCTATGACTATGACTACTATAATGATCTTGGTGATCCTGAAAAAGGTCCTGAACACCTCAGACCAGTTCTTGGTGGCACAAAATTGTTTCCGTATCCCCGTAGAGGAAGAACAGGTCGAAAACAAAGTACAGCAG GTCCATCAAGTGAGAGCCGGCCACAACCAATGAACTTTGGCATATATGTTCCATCAGATGAGAGATTTGCCCCCAATAAATTGAAGGAGTTGAAATCAAATTGTGTCCATGCTATGGTACATTTTTTGTCACCAAAGGCAGAATTGTTACAACAGAGAAACGCTGCAAACTTCCAATCATTCGAAGAGTTACTTGACATGTTTTCTAGCAATAGGAGCCAAGTAATAGAGGGATGGATGAAAGAAAACTTAAAGAAACTGATACCTGTTGCATACTTGAAGGAAATAACTATTGCAAACAAGGAAAATCATGGACAATTGCCTATCCCTCAAATCATATCCG AAAATGAATTGGCTTGGAAAGATGATATAGAGTTTGGAAGACAAATGCTTTCAGGAACTCACCCCACCAGAATACAATGCTTAACG ACATTCCCACCTCAGAACAGATACGGAATACAGAGTTCAATACAGCAATCAATCATAGAACAGAAGCTAGAAGGATGGACACTTTCTCAG GCAATGGAGCAGGGAAGAATATTCATGCTGGACCACCATGACTACCTCATGCCATATTTGAACAGAATAAACGGAAATGGGGTATGTGCTTATGCATCAAGGACCCTTCTATTCTTAAGGAGTGATGGCATGCTTAAGCCATTGGCAATAGAACTTAGCTTGCCAGGTCAATCTCCTCACCTTGAAATCCATAGAGTTTTTCTTCCAGCCAAACAGGGAACACAAGCAGCACTCTGGCAGCTTGCTAAAGCTCATGTCTTGGCTAATGATGCTGTTTATCATCAACTAATTAGCCATTG GTTATGCACTCATGCAGTTGTTGAACCATTTATCATTGCCACCAAAAGAAGGCTAAGTGTTATGCACCCAATCCATAGATTGTTGAATCCTCATTTCAAAGATACCATGCACATAAATGCCTTGGCAAGACTCATCCTTATAAACTCTGGAGGAATTTTCGAGAGAATATTATTTCCAGGTGAAATCTGTATGCAGATCTCATGTGACCTCTATAAAGAGTGGAGATTCAATGACCAAGGACTCCCTGCTGATCTACTCAAAAG GGGCATGGCTGTACAAGATCGAGACATGAATAACCCTACAGGGATTCAGCTTCTGCTGCTGGACTATCCCTATGCCACTGATGGACTTGAGATATGGGTAGCCATAAAAGAATGGGTCAAAGATTTTTGCTCATTCTTCTACAAAGACAATGATGCCATTGAGGGTGATGTTGAACTGCAAGCCTGGTGGACAGAGATTAGAACCAAAGGTCATGGTGACAAACACAATGACACATGGTGGAACCAAATGACAACACTCTCAAACCTTGTGGAGTCACTAACAACCCTCATATGGATTGCTTCTGCCAAACATGCCTCTCTAAACTATGGCCAATATGCATACAGTGGGTACCCTCCAAACCGGCCCACACTATGCAGGAAATTTGTCCCTCTAGAAGGGACAGTGGAGTTTGGTGAGTTCCTGAAGGACCCAGATAAGTTCTTCCTCAAGATGCTTCCTGATAGGTTTGAAATGAGTCTTGCAGTGGCATTGGTGGATGTTCTCTCAAGACACACTTGTGATGAGGTGTACTTGGGATGCCAGCAATCACCAGGGTGGATAGACAGTGAAGTGATTCAGAATAGGTTTGCTGAGTTCAAACAAGAACTGAAGGAGATTCAAGCAAGGATCATGCAAAGGAATAGGGATCCTAAGCTTAAGAATAGACGTGGCCCTGCAAATATTGAGTACACTCTTCTGTATCCTGATGCAGCTACTTCTTCTGCCTCAAAAACTGGAATCACAGGAATGGGGATTCCTAACAGCATATCAATTTGA